Proteins co-encoded in one Campylobacter ornithocola genomic window:
- the nusA gene encoding transcription termination factor NusA, protein MEKITDIIESIANEKNLQIEDVRERVKKALINTAKKIYGDKYEFFVDSSKNLQLYQKIIVVADNDERLELENENEYFIALSKARAEAKDVEIGDELTYECSLENLGRTAVNILHKELEYNIQKLLEEKIYEKYQKMVGHMVFGSVVRVDSEENTYVEIDEFRAYLPRKNRIKGEKFKVGDVIKAVIRHVYIDKSGMRMELSRTSPKFLEALLKAEVPEIKDGLINIYASARIPGERAKIILQANGPSVDAVGATVGVKGVRINAVSKELKNENIDCIEYSNEMAILITRSLAPAIINSVHIENKKAIVTLNSEQKSKAIGKSGINIRLASMLLGYEIELNEVNNENKANNQEEALKNLKALFGEN, encoded by the coding sequence ATGGAAAAAATCACAGATATAATTGAATCAATTGCTAATGAAAAAAATTTACAAATAGAAGATGTAAGAGAAAGAGTCAAAAAAGCACTTATTAATACCGCTAAAAAGATTTATGGAGATAAATATGAATTTTTTGTTGATTCAAGTAAAAATTTACAACTTTATCAAAAAATCATCGTTGTAGCTGATAATGATGAGAGATTAGAATTAGAAAATGAAAATGAATATTTTATCGCTTTAAGTAAAGCAAGAGCTGAAGCTAAAGATGTAGAAATTGGTGATGAGTTAACTTATGAGTGTTCTTTAGAAAATTTAGGTCGCACTGCTGTAAATATTTTACATAAAGAATTAGAATATAACATTCAAAAACTCTTAGAAGAAAAAATCTATGAAAAATACCAAAAAATGGTAGGACACATGGTTTTTGGTAGTGTAGTAAGAGTAGATAGTGAAGAAAATACTTATGTAGAAATTGATGAGTTTCGTGCATATTTACCCAGAAAAAATCGTATCAAAGGTGAAAAATTTAAAGTTGGTGATGTGATTAAAGCTGTTATTAGACATGTATATATCGATAAATCAGGCATGAGAATGGAACTTAGTAGAACTAGTCCTAAATTTTTAGAAGCTTTATTAAAAGCTGAAGTTCCTGAAATCAAAGATGGTCTTATAAATATTTATGCAAGTGCAAGAATTCCGGGCGAGAGAGCAAAAATCATTTTACAAGCCAATGGCCCGAGTGTTGATGCAGTAGGGGCAACTGTAGGTGTAAAAGGAGTTAGAATTAATGCCGTAAGCAAAGAATTAAAAAATGAAAATATTGATTGTATTGAATATTCTAACGAAATGGCAATTTTAATCACTAGAAGTTTAGCTCCAGCAATTATAAATTCAGTTCATATTGAAAATAAAAAGGCTATTGTAACATTAAATAGTGAGCAAAAAAGTAAAGCTATAGGAAAAAGTGGGATTAATATACGCTTAGCCAGTATGCTTCTTGGATATGAAATAGAGCTTAATGAAGTAAATAATGAGAATAAAGCTAATAATCAAGAAGAAGCGCTTAAAAATCTTAAAGCCTTGTTTGGGGAAAATTAA
- a CDS encoding HP0268 family nuclease, with protein sequence MDLKIARTSVDEKPKSISLESIEKAVDKEGQKFFYFDKDNAHKQLIALVEYFEKKGKCVYHRTIKYGLDDTDFMYEVHIL encoded by the coding sequence ATGGATTTAAAAATAGCAAGAACCTCTGTTGATGAAAAGCCAAAAAGTATAAGTTTAGAAAGTATTGAAAAGGCTGTGGACAAAGAAGGTCAGAAATTTTTCTATTTTGATAAAGATAACGCCCATAAGCAATTAATCGCTTTAGTAGAATATTTTGAAAAAAAAGGAAAATGTGTTTATCATAGAACAATCAAGTATGGTTTAGATGATACAGATTTTATGTATGAGGTACATATTCTTTGA
- the miaB gene encoding tRNA (N6-isopentenyl adenosine(37)-C2)-methylthiotransferase MiaB, translated as MSKKLFIQTLGCAMNVRDSEHMIAELKEKENYELTQDAKEADLILINTCSVREKPVHKLFSEVGSFEKIKKNGAKIGVCGCTASHLGDEIFKRAPNVDFVLGARNVSKITKAVNTPKFLGNDIDFDESNYAFADFRNSLYKTYINISIGCDKHCTYCIVPHTRGDEISIPFEIIKNEALKAVSKGAKEIFLLGQNVNNYGKRFSNAHERINFSDLLEKLSEIEGLERIRFTSPHPLHMDDRFLEVFSKNPKVCKSMHMPLQSGSSEILKAMKRGYTKEWYLDRALKLRSMCKDVSISTDVIVAFPGESDKDFEDTMDVLEKVRFEQMFSFKYSKRPLTKAATMPNQISDDIASKRLNILQVKHTEILDEIVAKQKDKEFEVLFEELRSEGFVAGRSDNNFLIQVKGSEELLGKMKKVKITNPRRMVLNGEIL; from the coding sequence TTGAGTAAAAAACTTTTTATACAAACCTTAGGTTGCGCTATGAATGTTAGAGATTCAGAGCACATGATAGCTGAACTTAAAGAAAAAGAAAATTATGAATTAACTCAAGATGCAAAAGAAGCAGATTTGATTTTAATCAATACTTGCTCAGTGCGCGAAAAACCTGTACATAAGCTTTTTTCGGAAGTTGGAAGCTTTGAAAAAATCAAAAAAAATGGGGCTAAAATAGGAGTTTGTGGTTGCACGGCTTCACATTTAGGAGACGAGATTTTTAAACGTGCTCCTAATGTGGATTTTGTTTTAGGTGCAAGAAATGTTTCTAAAATCACAAAGGCTGTAAATACGCCAAAATTTTTAGGTAATGATATAGATTTCGATGAGAGTAATTATGCTTTTGCAGATTTTAGAAATAGTCTTTATAAAACCTATATTAATATTTCTATAGGTTGTGATAAACATTGTACTTATTGCATAGTGCCTCACACAAGGGGAGATGAAATTTCCATACCCTTTGAGATTATTAAAAATGAAGCACTAAAAGCTGTTTCTAAAGGTGCTAAAGAGATTTTTTTATTAGGGCAAAATGTTAATAATTATGGTAAAAGATTTTCTAATGCACACGAAAGGATTAATTTTTCAGATCTTTTGGAAAAACTAAGTGAAATAGAAGGCTTAGAGCGTATTCGCTTTACAAGCCCACATCCATTGCATATGGATGATAGATTTTTAGAAGTTTTTTCTAAAAATCCTAAAGTATGCAAATCTATGCATATGCCTTTACAAAGTGGTTCAAGTGAAATTTTAAAAGCTATGAAGCGCGGTTATACTAAAGAGTGGTATTTAGATAGAGCATTAAAACTGCGTTCTATGTGTAAAGATGTGAGTATTTCTACTGATGTGATTGTAGCTTTTCCAGGTGAGAGTGATAAGGACTTTGAGGATACTATGGATGTGCTTGAAAAAGTACGTTTTGAGCAAATGTTTTCTTTTAAATATTCAAAAAGACCACTAACTAAAGCTGCAACTATGCCAAATCAAATTTCTGATGATATAGCTTCAAAACGTTTGAATATTTTGCAAGTTAAACATACAGAAATTTTAGATGAAATTGTTGCAAAACAAAAAGATAAAGAATTTGAAGTTTTATTTGAAGAATTAAGAAGTGAAGGTTTTGTAGCAGGTAGAAGTGATAATAACTTTTTGATTCAAGTTAAAGGTAGTGAAGAGTTATTAGGGAAAATGAAAAAAGTAAAAATCACCAATCCTAGGCGTATGGTGTTAAATGGCGAAATTCTTTAA
- a CDS encoding lysophospholipid acyltransferase family protein has translation MAKFFKINFLAFGIFLLQWLIFLTCRKVYLGQKLPKRSCVILFWHGRLALMPFAYHKMGIKGKKAYVMVSHHKDGEIIARNIALFGLDTLRGSTSKGALALLKQSFKILDQGDDVIITPDGPRGPYHSISDGSVMIALKKNTPLFLLNYEASSFWEFKSWDKMILPKPFSKITYRLSEEIKIQNLNLEEAKVLIKEKFDMISQIDKG, from the coding sequence ATGGCGAAATTCTTTAAGATTAATTTTTTGGCTTTTGGAATTTTTTTATTGCAATGGCTGATTTTTCTAACTTGCAGAAAAGTTTATTTGGGGCAAAAACTCCCAAAAAGATCATGTGTGATACTTTTTTGGCATGGGCGTCTTGCTCTAATGCCTTTTGCATACCACAAAATGGGTATTAAAGGAAAAAAAGCTTATGTAATGGTTTCGCATCATAAAGATGGAGAAATCATCGCTAGAAATATTGCTTTGTTTGGTTTAGATACTCTAAGAGGTAGTACAAGCAAAGGAGCTTTGGCTTTATTGAAACAATCTTTTAAAATTTTAGATCAAGGTGATGATGTGATTATCACACCAGATGGACCAAGAGGACCTTATCATAGCATTTCAGATGGTTCTGTGATGATAGCTTTGAAAAAAAATACCCCACTTTTTTTATTAAATTATGAAGCAAGCTCTTTTTGGGAATTTAAAAGTTGGGATAAAATGATCTTACCTAAACCATTTTCTAAGATTACTTATAGGCTTAGTGAAGAAATTAAAATACAAAATTTAAATTTAGAAGAAGCTAAAGTATTGATAAAAGAAAAATTTGATATGATAAGTCAAATAGACAAAGGATAA
- a CDS encoding membrane lipoprotein lipid attachment site-containing protein: MKKILLFFSIILFLSACTGNQKTYYISMPNFKSTFEEHNYTNANSPKVKVNDVEIIKSTFYSSYFEQSTLNQRINKSLELLKKQLLEDSKALLQSKGYIIDNENPDYIFNIVINANLYEDKVTRNSSLGGDSIESSFMIILEAQSRLNNLHQEDTFQSTTSSAKLNDPITLNYPIKGQASIESFRQVYSAVPTQVNESLAASALEIDKVFVAFYKEIASSLKTSIKEIKEELKTRENSEVQDIKQNDEEVKTTPYQNNEVIIFE, encoded by the coding sequence ATGAAAAAAATATTATTATTTTTCAGTATAATTTTATTTTTAAGTGCTTGCACTGGTAATCAAAAAACTTATTATATTTCTATGCCAAATTTTAAAAGCACTTTTGAAGAACACAATTACACAAATGCCAATAGTCCTAAAGTTAAAGTCAATGATGTAGAAATTATAAAAAGTACTTTTTATAGTTCATATTTTGAGCAATCTACTCTAAATCAAAGAATCAATAAAAGCTTAGAATTACTCAAAAAACAACTTTTAGAAGATAGCAAAGCATTGCTTCAAAGCAAAGGATATATTATCGACAATGAAAATCCTGATTATATTTTTAATATTGTAATTAACGCTAATTTATACGAAGATAAAGTTACAAGAAATTCAAGTCTTGGGGGCGATAGTATAGAATCTTCTTTTATGATTATTTTAGAAGCTCAAAGTCGTTTGAATAATTTACATCAAGAAGATACTTTTCAAAGTACAACAAGCTCAGCAAAATTAAACGATCCTATTACTCTAAATTATCCTATAAAGGGGCAAGCGAGTATAGAAAGTTTTAGACAAGTATATAGTGCTGTTCCAACGCAAGTTAATGAATCTCTTGCAGCAAGTGCTTTAGAAATTGATAAAGTTTTTGTTGCTTTTTATAAAGAAATCGCATCTAGTTTAAAAACTAGCATAAAAGAAATCAAAGAAGAACTAAAAACACGAGAAAACTCAGAAGTTCAAGATATAAAACAAAATGATGAAGAAGTAAAAACCACTCCATATCAAAACAATGAAGTAATTATTTTTGAATAG
- the lgt gene encoding prolipoprotein diacylglyceryl transferase, which translates to MDFWQNIYANFDVIAFDIFGLKVHWYGIMYVLALLVALMVAKYYAIKDNMGISKAMLDSYFIWVEIGVILGARIGYILIYDTHTLWYLIHPWQIFNPFYNGEFVGIRGMSYHGAVIGFLIATYAFCKKNRQNLWKYLDLVAISVPCGYIFGRIGNFLNQELFGRVTEVSWGIYVDGILRHPSQLYEAFLEGFVVFVILLLIKKFRRYNGELIAYYTILYALARFVCEFFREPDFGIGFVAFGMSMGQILSLLMFFLGLFLSFYLRNIKKNL; encoded by the coding sequence ATGGATTTTTGGCAAAATATTTATGCAAATTTTGATGTGATAGCTTTTGATATTTTTGGTTTAAAAGTGCATTGGTATGGCATTATGTATGTATTAGCTTTACTTGTTGCTTTAATGGTTGCAAAATACTATGCTATTAAGGATAATATGGGAATTTCTAAAGCTATGCTTGATAGTTATTTTATATGGGTAGAAATTGGAGTAATTTTAGGAGCAAGAATAGGCTATATTTTAATTTATGATACACATACTTTATGGTATCTTATACATCCTTGGCAAATTTTTAATCCTTTTTATAATGGAGAATTTGTAGGAATTAGAGGTATGAGTTATCATGGAGCTGTTATAGGATTTTTGATTGCTACTTATGCTTTTTGTAAAAAAAATAGGCAAAATTTATGGAAATACCTTGATCTAGTAGCTATTAGTGTACCATGTGGTTATATTTTTGGTCGTATAGGAAATTTTTTAAATCAAGAATTATTTGGTAGAGTTACAGAAGTGTCTTGGGGTATTTATGTTGATGGAATATTGCGTCATCCTTCACAGCTTTATGAAGCGTTTTTAGAAGGCTTTGTTGTTTTTGTTATTTTGTTATTGATAAAAAAATTCAGAAGATATAATGGAGAATTGATTGCTTATTATACGATTTTATATGCCCTAGCACGCTTTGTGTGTGAATTTTTTAGAGAGCCTGATTTTGGTATAGGCTTTGTTGCTTTTGGTATGAGTATGGGTCAAATATTAAGTTTATTGATGTTTTTTTTAGGACTATTTTTATCTTTTTATTTAAGAAATATTAAAAAAAATTTATAA